The Sinorhizobium fredii USDA 257 region GTAGTCGAGCTTGCCGCCGGCGCCGACCTCGCCGAGCACCGCCGGCCCCGTCTCGATGCCGATCCTGGTTCGGCCAAAGCCCTGTTCGGCGAATTGCGGCCGCGCGCGCATTTCCTCGGCCAGTGCGTGGATCGCGATAGCACAATCGATCGCCTTGTCGACATGGTCGGCGAGGTCCTCCGGCGCGTTGAAGAGGGCGTGGACCGCATCGCCCACCACCTTGTCGACCATGCCGCCGTGACGGGAGACGAGCGCGTTGACCTCCGCGAAATAGATGTCGAGCAGGGCCACGAGCTCCCGGGGGCTGAGCTTGTGTGATAGCGTCGAGAAGCCTTCGATATCGGTGAAAACAGCCGTCACGGGTCGCTCTTCACCGGCCACACGGCCGCGGTCCGGATCGTCTATGTAGCGGGCCACCACCGACTGCGGCAGATACTGCGAGAATTTCTGCCGGGCGATCGCTTCGGCGCGGCGCACCCGGGCGAGCTGCAACGCGCTCGTCACGACGAGGATCGTCACCATCGCGACCGAGATGCTGACGGCATCGAAGAGCCAGCCGGTCGCGGCGTAGATAACGCCGGCGAAAGCACTGACGGCAAGCACCGCCGCGCCGCCGAGCGTCAGCGTCATCATGGGACGGAGTTTGGTCGCGCCATAGGCGGCCACCACGCCGGCGGCGACGCTGAACAGCGCCTCCATGACGGGCAGATCGCCGTCCCGATAGGGCACGAAGCCGGTCATGATCGCGTTGGCTATGTCGGCATGGATCTGCACCGAGGGCTCGAGCGGCATGGAGGCGGTCGGCCTCAGCCCGCCGAGGCTCGGCATGCTGCTGCCGACGAATACCAGTTTGCCGGCGATCCGGCTCTCGTCGATCCTGTCTGCCATGACGTCGGCAGCCGAAACCGTCCGGGCGGCAATTTCCGCCTGCGAACTCGCCACGAAACGAAGGTTGCCGTCCGCGTCGAGCGGAATGATGGCGTGGTCGAGCCTCAGCCAGGCTGGCTCTCCGCCAAGCACCGGCGTGCTGCTTGCTGC contains the following coding sequences:
- a CDS encoding CHASE2 domain-containing protein; translation: MPPWPHRRISPLAGGIVATLAAAFVLYLYAETVFRTPRELFFDNLTQWAPSPRSTDILVVDIDRLAVEARSESWDRGATAELISRLAAAGAKAIAVDFVFSSDCGPAAPVNAALASAIGEAPVVLGFLAAERVLEHPRPVPPLALRRQLAVPEQWFIHGAETACPMFMDRAKAATAAFLVGDKDARVRRAQAFAVIDNDAFPALGIEAGRLGAASSTPVLGGEPAWLRLDHAIIPLDADGNLRFVASSQAEIAARTVSAADVMADRIDESRIAGKLVFVGSSMPSLGGLRPTASMPLEPSVQIHADIANAIMTGFVPYRDGDLPVMEALFSVAAGVVAAYGATKLRPMMTLTLGGAAVLAVSAFAGVIYAATGWLFDAVSISVAMVTILVVTSALQLARVRRAEAIARQKFSQYLPQSVVARYIDDPDRGRVAGEERPVTAVFTDIEGFSTLSHKLSPRELVALLDIYFAEVNALVSRHGGMVDKVVGDAVHALFNAPEDLADHVDKAIDCAIAIHALAEEMRARPQFAEQGFGRTRIGIETGPAVLGEVGAGGKLDYTAHGDAVNLAARLQEANKFLGTAICIGPAAAAQSSARLRPLGRHEIRGFGSMELFTVADGESPHPRPTLA